Genomic DNA from Aphanothece sacrum FPU1:
GTTCGGTATTCTTAATGCTATCCCCCAATATCCTTGGTCAAGAGGTCATGCTTTTCACCACAAACATAATGGAAATTGGGATAAATATCGTGGCCCCTCTGCTTTGATTACTACTGAGCAATTTGCCAAACTTACGCCACGGAATAAGTGGTTTTATGCTTTTCTGAGACATCCTTTGATGTTGTTTCCTGGCGGTTTTTTCTACCTTGCAATTAAACCAAGAATCGCTCTAATTGCAGGAACTTATGATTTTATTGGTCATCTGTTTACTTGTTGGAAACAAGAACCTAAAATGACTATATCAGAAATTATAGCTTCTCATAAATCAAGAAATTGGTACACGAGAGGAGAATTTTGGGATTTGCTGTTCAACAATATTTGTGTTGTCAGCAGTTGGGTTATAATGAGCTATTTACTAGGAGCAGGATTCTTTTTAACAATTTATTCAATAACCTTGACTTTTTCATCGGCAATGTTCATTTATTTTTTCTTTGTACAGCATAATTTTGAAGGCTCTTATGCTCACAAAACAGAAGATTGGGACTACTTGCAAGGAGCGATTGAAGGTAGCAGTTACTTAGAATTACCAAGTATATTGATGTGGTTTTCAGCCGACATCGGTTATCATCATATTCATCATCTTTCTGAAAGAATTCCTAACTATAATCTCCAAGCTTGTTATAAAGCCAATATGCACCTTCTCACACAATCCAAAATACTGCACTTAGGAGATATGCTTGGTTGTTCTAAATTTATTCTTTGGAATCGTGACTCAAATAGTCTTGTATCAATTGAATCATTTCGTCAAGAGGCTCAATTTAAAACTCAAAATTCCGAACTTATTCAAAATGCTAAACAATTAGTATGATTTAATTAGGTACATACAATTAATTAAACAAAAATTGTCTAGGGGTAAATCTTTGTAGGGGCGGGTTTTTTACACGAGTTATGGTATTCACAAAAAAATTAAATAAACCCGCCCTGCCGCCGCGTACATGATACTCACTATTGTTTTTGTCCAGGGGGAATAAACCGAATTTCTATTCGTCTTCTCGCCTCATCTGAGTTACGATTAAGAGGGGCTAATTCTCCTGATGGCAAATACAATTGTGCGGCTGAATAAGCACGAAATTTAATGTTTTTAAGCTTGACAGTTTTTTCAAGTTCCTGAACAACGGCTAAAGCTCTCATTAACCCTAAATCAACATTAGAACCTGGACGAAGAATATTAACTAATTGATTTCCTTTAGCTACCTTTTCTAATTGACCATCTAAATTACTTAGTTGATTATTTTCTTGTCCATCAGTATGCCCTATAACTTGAACAAAGTCAATATCTCTTTCCTTAAGAATTTTATCAATTTCTGGACTCACTTCTGCCGCAATATATTGTTTTAATTTAGGGGTTAGTTCGGCACTTCCTGATGAGAATTTAAAGTTTCCTGAATTTTCCTGAATTACAATAGGACTAGCTGATAGTAGTCTTTTATTGAGATTTAAAACATGAAAAAAAGCTAATAATAAGAAGAAACTCAAAATCATAAACGCATTGGACATTAAGTCTGTAAATGATTGAAATATATTAAGTTCTTCGGGTTCATTGATATCGAGATACTTTTTAACCATAAAGACAATTAATGTTGGGTCTACCGAACCTAGTATGTAAAACTATATACAGGGAACAAGGAACAGGGGATTATAAACATCTCATAAATCATTCCTGATTGCTATATTAGAAATTATAGAGTTAAACCCGCTCATGGTTAAGCTATAAAGACAAAACCCGCCTACGTGGGTTTAATTTAGCCTCCGTAGGGAGGCTTAGTCTTTATAGTATCAGACTTTAGTCTGTCTGTAAGCCTTGATTTAATATAATAAGTTCGGTAAAATCTTAATTTTAGATATTATTTAGCTTATCTTTAATGTCTTCAAGAGACAAAATTTTATCCTGAGATTTTTCACTCTTTATTATACTTCCTATATCAGTCCTAATCTTATCGATATTTTTCTTAATTTCTCTAATTATTTCTATTACTACAGTTTGCTTTTCATTTTCTCTTATTTTAAGTGCTTCTAATCGATCACCTAACATTTGTAAACTGATAGATTCTTGTTTAATCCGTTCTTTATTTAACTCTATCAATTCTGTAGATTTGTCAGTTAATTCACCTAATAATTTTTGATGGTCTTCTTGACTAATAGTTTGAGTATCTAAACTTTTAATTAAGCGATCGCCTAACATTTGTAGACCGAGAGATTCTTGTTTAATTCGTTCTTTATTTAACTCTATCAATTCTGTAGATTTGTCAGTTAATTCACCTAATAATTTTTGATGGTCTTCTTGACTAATAGTTTGAGTATCTAAACTTTTAATTAAGCGATCGCCTAACATTTGTAAACTGAGAGATTCTTGTTTAATCTGTTCTTTATTTAAGTCTATTAATTCCGTTGATTTTTGATTTAAGTTATCTATTTTATCCCCTAAGTTTACTATACTATCAACAGATTGATTAATATTACTTATACTTACTTGTAAAGTATTAATTAAATTATTAACGGTTAAAATTGTATCAGAAAATTTGCTTTGAGTTCCCATTAAATTGTCAGTCACTGAGGCTAACTTTTCTGATAACGCGCTATTCTTAATCATTTCTGATGCTTCCATAAAAACGATAGCAGTATTTTCTAAACTTTTACTATATTCGACAAAATTATCATGTTGAACAATTCTTTTGAGAGATTTAACTTGCTTTTCTAACAATAAAGCCGACTGATAAAATGTTATTGAACCTCGATCTAATGTCCCCGCAGTTTCAGTCATCTGTTCATAAACTTGTTGAGCTAATTTAGCCGTTTCCTGATTACCTTTAGTAATTTGTTGTGCCACACCGTCTAAAGATGATTGAACAGATTGAATAACACTTTCATGGAATTTAGTTAAGAATAAATTTTGTTGATTTACCATACGATTAATGGATTTATCAAATCTAGTTTCTCTTTCTATTGTCGGTTGTAGAATATTATCCAGATAATCTTCTAGAGAACTCATTAAAAAATATTTAGCCAAAGTTGTATTATAACGAAGATTAATCACCGTTAATACAGAACTACAAACTAAAGCAATTAAGCTAGTAATAAAAGCAATTCCCATGCTTTGGAGAGGTTGTTCAAACTTTTCGATGAAATTATTAGCTTCTCCACTAACTTGACTAATAGTTTGACTTAAAGTTGATAAATTAAGAGTAATACCTAAAAACGTTCCTAATAAACCAAAAGCTAACAGTAAATTTGGTAAATTTCGACAACAATAATCCCATTGTTCGCAAGAAAGAGAATAACCTAAAAACTTAAATTTATCTTGACTATATATTCCATGTATTAAAGCTTCAGTATTAACCTTATCTACCCTTAAACTAGCCCCTTTAAATCTTTTTTCTAAGTTTTTCACTATGTTAGGTTTAGCATCTTCATTACTATGAGAGATCACCAAAGATCTAACATCATTAGCAGACTTAACTAAATGTCCGTAAAGGCATCTTCGTATAATCCCCGCTAATATTGTAATCAGAAACACAAAAATAGAAGGTAAAATAATTGAAGGAGGAAACAATTTAAAGGATTCAAACATCAACAAAACCTCTTGATAATATAAAATTAATTAAAACCCTAAACAATTAATATGACTCATCAATCTAAAGCAGTTGTTCTTTTATCCGGAGGATTAGATTCTGCTACCTCGGCAGCGATCGCGGCTAAAGACGGTTATCATGTAATTGCCCTATCTTTTCGTTATGGACAACGACACCAACGAGAATTAGACTCCGCCCTAAAAATCGCTCAAGCATTAGACATACAAGAACACTATATCATTGATGTTAATCTGGCTCAATGGGGAGGTTCATCCTTAACCGATACCTTCATAGAATTGCCCCAAACAGGCGTTAATGCCCATATTATCCCTTCTACATACGTTCCGGGCAGAAATACCGTTTTTATTGCCATCGCCCTGTCTCTGGCAGAAGCAAAAGAAGCACAAGCTATTTATTTAGGCATTAATGCCGTAGATTATTCAGGATATCCTGATTGTCGTTCCGACTATTTACAAGCTTATCAAATGTTAGCTAATCTTTCATCTAAAGCAAGTTTAGACGGAAAAGCACCTCAATTAATTGCACCATTAATTAAAGATTCAAAAGTTGATATTATCCATCGTGCCATCAGTTTGAAAGTGCCTATTTCTGATACTTGGTCTTGTTATCAAGGAGATAGCGAACCCTGTGGATTATGTGATTCTTGTCGTATCCGCGATCGCGCTTTAATTGATGCAGGATATCCTGAATTAGCAACAGTAAAAGGACAAGAACTTTATAATTTATAATTAAAATTATACCATGATATTAAGCCAAATTAACACAAAATTAACCTTTGAAAAATGGTTCTATCGGACTTACTATGCTAAACTAACAATTAATAAAAGGCTAAAGCCTTATCCTATAAAAACGAAGTCCACCTTCGTGGACATCCATTATAGGTTGCGTAGGCAACCTTTGTTTGTATAGCTTAACTCTTGAGAGTTAAGGTCTATCATTTGTAATAATTTAGCATAACTTGTCTGGTAGAACCATTTTGTCTACCTACTTAGATATAAATATAATCTTATTCATGCCAACTAGATCGCCAAGCAGCTTCAGCTTCAGCTTGAGCATATTCTTGTTGGGTTAACCGATAATATTTTCTCATTTTTTTGAGCTTTTCTAGACAACTACGAATCTCTTTTCGTTCAATACTTAAAGTTGTATCAGCAAATTCTATTTCGGATAATCTTAAGTTAATAGCTGAAATTTTAGTTATTTTTCCATCTGTTTCATTATCATCCTCATCATCTTCTCCTTCATTTTCTTGATCAGTTTTGCGTTCAACCAATAAATTTAAAATATTAGGTGAATTTCCTGAAGTAACCCCTGCTTCTTCAGCTTGTAAAGCCATTTCTAATATCTGAGGTGGTAAGTTACTGCTAATAATTTGTGCTTTTTGTAAATAATTATTAGCCTCTTGAGATAAATGATTTAAAGTCTCCCGAATACCTTCTTCTACTCCCTGACACCAATGTACTAACATCTCAGGATTATTAATCTCAGAAATCTTGAATTTTTCCTTTGACTCTGTTACCTTAAAAGAAGGTTCTTGCTCAGGAGATAATCGTAATAAAATTTGTTCTGTCAGCGTCGGTTGAGGAGGACTAACA
This window encodes:
- a CDS encoding fatty acid desaturase; protein product: MENVIKKSDFILKPYMKSNDFRATYQILNTVVPYCLLWFLAVKVAPISWWLLIPIMVLMTLFSGRCFSLMHDCGHYSLFSSKKVNRIMGFMFGILNAIPQYPWSRGHAFHHKHNGNWDKYRGPSALITTEQFAKLTPRNKWFYAFLRHPLMLFPGGFFYLAIKPRIALIAGTYDFIGHLFTCWKQEPKMTISEIIASHKSRNWYTRGEFWDLLFNNICVVSSWVIMSYLLGAGFFLTIYSITLTFSSAMFIYFFFVQHNFEGSYAHKTEDWDYLQGAIEGSSYLELPSILMWFSADIGYHHIHHLSERIPNYNLQACYKANMHLLTQSKILHLGDMLGCSKFILWNRDSNSLVSIESFRQEAQFKTQNSELIQNAKQLV
- a CDS encoding OmpA family protein produces the protein MVKKYLDINEPEELNIFQSFTDLMSNAFMILSFFLLLAFFHVLNLNKRLLSASPIVIQENSGNFKFSSGSAELTPKLKQYIAAEVSPEIDKILKERDIDFVQVIGHTDGQENNQLSNLDGQLEKVAKGNQLVNILRPGSNVDLGLMRALAVVQELEKTVKLKNIKFRAYSAAQLYLPSGELAPLNRNSDEARRRIEIRFIPPGQKQ
- a CDS encoding methyl-accepting chemotaxis protein, which encodes MFESFKLFPPSIILPSIFVFLITILAGIIRRCLYGHLVKSANDVRSLVISHSNEDAKPNIVKNLEKRFKGASLRVDKVNTEALIHGIYSQDKFKFLGYSLSCEQWDYCCRNLPNLLLAFGLLGTFLGITLNLSTLSQTISQVSGEANNFIEKFEQPLQSMGIAFITSLIALVCSSVLTVINLRYNTTLAKYFLMSSLEDYLDNILQPTIERETRFDKSINRMVNQQNLFLTKFHESVIQSVQSSLDGVAQQITKGNQETAKLAQQVYEQMTETAGTLDRGSITFYQSALLLEKQVKSLKRIVQHDNFVEYSKSLENTAIVFMEASEMIKNSALSEKLASVTDNLMGTQSKFSDTILTVNNLINTLQVSISNINQSVDSIVNLGDKIDNLNQKSTELIDLNKEQIKQESLSLQMLGDRLIKSLDTQTISQEDHQKLLGELTDKSTELIELNKERIKQESLGLQMLGDRLIKSLDTQTISQEDHQKLLGELTDKSTELIELNKERIKQESISLQMLGDRLEALKIRENEKQTVVIEIIREIKKNIDKIRTDIGSIIKSEKSQDKILSLEDIKDKLNNI
- the queC gene encoding 7-cyano-7-deazaguanine synthase QueC codes for the protein MTHQSKAVVLLSGGLDSATSAAIAAKDGYHVIALSFRYGQRHQRELDSALKIAQALDIQEHYIIDVNLAQWGGSSLTDTFIELPQTGVNAHIIPSTYVPGRNTVFIAIALSLAEAKEAQAIYLGINAVDYSGYPDCRSDYLQAYQMLANLSSKASLDGKAPQLIAPLIKDSKVDIIHRAISLKVPISDTWSCYQGDSEPCGLCDSCRIRDRALIDAGYPELATVKGQELYNL